Proteins encoded together in one Carya illinoinensis cultivar Pawnee chromosome 3, C.illinoinensisPawnee_v1, whole genome shotgun sequence window:
- the LOC122305234 gene encoding oxysterol-binding protein-related protein 1C-like, with translation MYQFCCVAPVPDRTTQAAAATHLSSSSSSEFLNMQHRSTSFRSLPTPSRNAGSSHSLRIPTNNGDDDHDNRLIQRSKSSASEWFSRQLSIRDHRGVVINDIVGNGISGILYKWVNYGRGWRSRWFVLQDGVLSYFKIHGPNKITINHETERGSKVIGEDSIRRLSRRTRSQSRVRKPVGEIHLKVCSIRESKSDERRFSVYTGTKKRLHLRAECGEDRASWVEALKAVKDMFPRVSNAELMAPAAENAVFSTEKLRQRLLEEGVSEVAIQDSETIMRSELSEMHKHLVVLKQKQLLLIDTLRHLETEKVDLENTLVDESQRQALEPVSSFRSRQEKYSEGSASDSYDDIDRHEGDEETDDEDNAFFDTRDFLSSSSIRSNGSDFQKSPLGSDDEEDLYGIDCFSRVGHEYPHVRRRKKLPEPVEKEKGISLWSMIKDNIGKDLAKVCLPVYFNEPISSLQKCYEDLEYSYLLDRAYEWGKMGNGLMRILNVAAFAVSGYASTDGRTCKPFNPLLGETYEADFPDKGLRFISEKVSHHPMIIACHCEGRNWRIWGDSNLKSKFWGRSIQLDPVGLLTLEFDDGEVFQWSKVTTSIYNLIIGKHYCDHYGTMRIEGNCDYSCKLKFKEHSIIDRNPHQVQGTVQDKNGKTTATLIGKWDESMHYVTGDNPGKGKGSGSLLEPCLLWKRSKPSEYPTRYNLTRFAITLNELTLGLKEKLPPTDSRLRPDQRYLENGEYEKANAEKLRLEQRQRQARGMQEKGWKPRWFEKDSSNNTYRYIGGYWEARERLNWESCPNIFGQFSTDQSFD, from the exons ATGTATCAGTTCTGCTGCGTCGCGCCCGTACCGGATCGCACTACCCAGGCCGCCGCCGCTACTCATCtgtcctcctcttcctcatcgGAATTCCTGAACATGCAACACCGGTCGACGTCGTTTCGATCGCTACCCACCCCTAGCCGCAACGCTGGGTCCTCCCATAGCTTACGCATCCCTACCAATAACGGCGACGACGACCACGACAACCGTCTGATCCAGCGATCCAAATCCTCAGCGTCGGAGTGGTTCTCTAGGCAGCTGTCCATTCGGGATCACCGGGGGGTCGTGATCAACGACATTGTCGGGAATGGGATCTCCGGCATTCTGTACAAGTGGGTCAACTACGGCCGGGGATGGCGTTCCCGGTGGTTCGTTCTCCAGGACGGTGTTCTTTCCTATTTCAAAATCCACGGCCCTAATAAGATCACGATCAATCACGAAACCGAAAGAGGATCGAAGGTTATCGGCGAAGACTCCATCCGTCGACTCTCCCGCCGAACCCGCTCTCAATCCAGAGTCCGTAAACCCGTCGGTGAAATCCACCTCAAG GTGTGCTCAATTCGGGAGAGTAAGTCGGACGAGAGGAGGTTCTCGGTGTACACGGGGACGAAGAAGAGGCTGCATCTGAGGGCAGAGTGTGGGGAGGACAGGGCATCGTGGGTGGAAGCGTTGAAGGCGGTGAAGGACATGTTTCCGCGGGTGTCGAATGCTGAGCTGATGGCGCCCGCTGCGGAGAATGCGGTGTTTTCGACGGAGAAGTTGAGACAGCGACTGTTGGAGGAGGGGGTGAGCGAGGTCGCCATCCAGGATAGCGAGACCATTATGAGGAGTGAGCTCTCAGAGATGCATAAGCACCTTGTGGTCCTCAAGCAGAAGCAGTTGTTACTCATTGACACATTGCGTCACTTGGAG ACAGAAAAGGTTGACTTGGAGAACACGCTTGTTGATGAGAGTCAAAGGCAAGCATTGGAGCCAGTAAGTTCCTTTAGATCAAGGCAAGAGAAGTACAGCG AGGGAAGTGCAAGTGATTCTTATGATGACATTGACAGACATGAGGGAGACGAAGAAACTGATGATGAAGACAATGCATTTTTTGATACTCGAGATTTTCTTTCTTCCAGTTCTATTAGAAGTAATGGATCCGATTTTCAGAAATCGCCACTTGGTTCTGATGACGAAGAGGATCTATATGGCATTGATTGTTTCAGTAGAGTTGGACATGAGTATCCTCATGTTAGGCGCCGTAAGAAATTGCCTGAACcagttgaaaaagaaaagggtatTAGTCTTTGGTCAATGATCAAAGATAATATTGGGAAGGATCTTGCCAAAGTCTGCCTTCCAGTTTATTTTAATGAGCCCATCTCTTCTTTACAGAAATGTTATGAAGATCTGGAATACTCATACTTGCTAGATCGTGCCTATGAATGGGGTAAAATG GGTAATGGCCTTATGAGGATTCTAAATGTAGCAGCGTTTGCAGTATCAGGATATGCTTCTACAGATGGAAGAACTTGCAAACCATTTAATCCGTTACTGGGTGAGACATACGAAGCTGATTTTCCAGATAAAGGCCTTCGTTTCATCTCCGAGAAG GTTAGTCATCACCCAATGATTATTGCATGCCATTGTGAGGGGCGCAACTGGAGAATTTGGGGAGACAgcaatttaaaaagtaaattttgggGTCGTTCGATTCAGCTGGATCCTGTTGGTCTGTTGACTTTGGAGTTTGATGATGGTGAAGTTTTTCAGTGGAGCAAG GTAACCACTTCGATTTACAAcctcattataggaaaacactaCTGCGACCACTATGGTACAATGCGCATAGAGGGGAATTGTGATTACTCATGTAAACTAAAATTTAAGGAGCACTCGATCATTGATAGAAATCCGCACCAg GTACAAGGTACCGTCCAAGATAAGAATGGTAAAACAACGGCAACTTTGATCGGAAAATGGGATGAGAGCATGCACTATGTAACAGGCGATAATCCTGGGAAAGGGAAAGGGTCAGGGTCATTGTTGGAACCCTGTTTGCTATGGAAACGGAGCAAGCCATCCGAATATCCAACCAGATATAACCTAACACGCTTTGCCATTACGCTGAATGAGCTTACACTTGGACTTAAG GAGAAGTTGCCACCAACAGACTCAAGACTCAGACCTGATCAGAGGTATTTGGAAAATGGGGAGTATGAAAAGGCCAATGCGGAGAAGTTGCGGCTAGAACAGAGACAGCGACAG GCACGGGGAATGCAAGAGAAGGGTTGGAAACCAAGATGGTTTGAAAAGGACAGCAGCAACAATACCTACCGCTATATTGGGGGTTACTGGGAAGCGAGGGAAAGGCTTAACTGGGAATCATGCCCTAATATCTTTGGCCAATTCTCAACTGATCAAAGTTTTGACTAG